The DNA window AACTCTCACCAGATAGGGAGACAAACCTTGGGTCAATACCTTCCACCTAAAATGATTTCATACATAATATCAGACATGATATTAATGCAACAATACCCTCCATCCAACAAATCTGCAAAGGCAATTTATTCCCTGTTCCTGGAGCATGGCAGAAgggctacaaaaagaaaaaaaatatatgggccAACTCAGGCTCTTACCATAAATCAAGAGGTCCTATGTTAAGTTTAAACTGCCCTTCACATACAGCTAATTTCTTAGAAGAGCACCAGGGCAAATGGAAAGCTTTCTAACTACTCTTTTCCTAGGATTTCCATGTTTTGTGCTGGGGTCCAGAGCCCTGGGAACTGGAATCTGATCAAATCTAATCCCAAACTTATCCTGGGAATATAGGAGTAAAAGTGATCCAATAGGAAGGGATGAAACAAAATGGCTACAAGCAAAATGGGTGGAGTTTGATATTATCTAggaaactggggtgggggtgaaatGGGAACCAAAAATGAATGAGcaggtttgtcatttcatttcttcaaaCTTCAGGATGTGAGactagaaggaaggagaaagaagaatccaTTAGTAGAATAGCTACCTGCCCTCCTAGACCCAACCCCCAAACTCTCCTCTGGAAAGGGAACTCCCGTGTCATGTAGCTAATACAGCATCTTTGTGCACCTGGCATCTGCACGTAGGGAAAAAGGAGCaggcagagagatggggggggggaggctgtgACATGAACTATAGCAAAGAACCCCATGAATGATGAGGGAAGGGACAAaggtagtggagagagagagacaaaatgtTTGCCCAGAAGGCTGGTTTACCTCCATGCTCAAGCAGCCAGTGATTTTTCCCTTCATGACTTGACGAATAGCTTTCTTGGAAGTGagaatttctatttaaaaatcaaaatgagaCCTTCAAATACATTTTAGTCGGGGCTGGAGTTTAGGAAGGAGACAGAGGCCTGGGAAAGTGTCAGTAAGCAAAAGAGAAGCAGAGAGCAGAGCCTCTACTCTACTAGAGGACAAGTCTCTACTCACAGACACACCCTGGCTCAGAGGGTAAGACATCATGAGTGTGAACCccgtggagggagggaggatgggggtGCATGTGTGCGCATGGGCGTGCCCCCCCCACTTTCTCTCTCATATTGCATATGAGACTTCCTCACAGTGAAGACCTATGTGctcatggggggtggggtggaattaTTCCTTGATCCCCTGCTTTCTGTGAGCCCATCTTGACTCATCCTACCCAGAGATGGACACTGTCAGACCATAAAGAGGAGACAagaatagcagctcttttcacaGGGGGCACTACCTCAGCAGGCTGTTGCGAGGCTCCCATGAGGTAACTAGGTAAAGCACTTTACTCACCTCGAAGCACCCTCTAATGTTAGCTCTTAGCATCACCAGCTCCCACAGTACTTAGGGATTCAGGCTATCTCATTTATTTATACTTGTTCCCATGTACTTACTACTTCATGTTTCAGCTTCATTCCctctacacatgtatatgtgagCATCCATATGTACAGTCCTGCTTTACCTTAATGCAAACAACTACTTATTAGGCGCTTACTCCATTCAAGGCACCAGACTAGTGCTGGGAACACAGACAAAAGCTGAAGCTCtgtggcctcaagaagcttacactctgcTGGGTAGATAGACTCGtcctgtctcctccattagacagtCATCCCTCACGGACAGGGAGCCCTTCTTCCCTTCAGAGCCTTCACCCCACAACACTCCTAGCAGCGTCTACACGGAAAGGACTCCTCCACACCTGTACAAGTGCAGTTGTGAAGAAAAGCCTCGAGGGGGTGCCCCTTGACTACTGGGTGTCCTTAGTAGGGGGCTTAGATCCCCTATCAGCCGCAGTCCAAACTCTTAAAGCATCTAAGATAAGACCTAATGATGTGCTCTCCAAATTAATTTGCCCAGGGATACACTTAAAAATGTTAGTGGAACCCATAAATGAAGAGGTCCGTGGTCAAGGCCCTCAGGACCCTTACTACTTGctagggaaaagagaaagtgacCAGGACCAACCCAGGAGTGGGTATTTTAGGAAAGGCAACACAAAACAGGAGCCAGGactatttctgtctcttttgtgcatatgtgtgtgtgtgtgtgtgtgtgtgtgtgtgtgtgcgcgtgcgcgcgcgcgcggtGTGTGCTGTGGAGGGGTAGCTATCATGTTGCTCCTAAAAGGAATATACAGCCAGGGGAGCAGTGACTCCTGGCCCGGGCAGACACAGCTCTAACAGCCACACCAGCCCTGTCTAAAGAGGCAAAGGCTGGGAGGAGGGAGTGGGAGCCCCCAGCTAGCACAGGTCAGCCAATCCCCGCTGTGGCTGAGCCGGAAGGAATGCTGCTCCCTGGCATCCAACTTGGCTCACAGAGCCCCAAGCTTCTGCACAAGGGTCTGGGAAACCATGTTCTCAGCCCAGAGCAATGACTGAATCCTACACCTCTAGCTACCCTCGCCACATTCTCCTTGACCCCGTCAGCACCTTCTTTCCACTCTTCGCTAGAGGGTATGTCTGGGGGCAGGGTGGAAGACAGAGGAGGGTTATAACATGGATTACCTTTTTCTAGCATAAAGGGCTGAGTCAGAGGCGGGATGGCCCAGAAATCATCACTGTCCAGGCTTCGCAGAGACTGCACAGGGAGAGTGGCTGAGCAGCCAAAATCAATGAAGAACACCACAGCCCAGTCACCTATTCGGTCCAACACCCAGCACCTGccagggggaaagaagggagagagaactgTTTCCACAAAGAACCACATAAAAAGAAGACTGCTAGCAGAGGTTTATAGCCTAAAGGACTCAGAGGTTAACATTCCAACCtcatcatcttacagatgagaagactgaggccccaacaagttaaatgacttgcccaggatcccacagtaAGAAGCCATGGTAGAACCCGCAGCAGCACCAGAACCTGGCCATCCAGGACCCCAGGCCCTGTACCCTATCCTCTTAAGAAAGAAAGCCTGAAGAAGGGAACAGGGCTAGAAAAGaaagattttcttcatttttattctgcTCCAGAGACAATGAACAAGTGGAGAAACCAAGAGGGGCGGAGCAAGAGAGCCAATCCCAGGGGCCCTGCAGGGCCTGAATATTGCAAGGGGGGGGCggcagaggaaggaaaaagttACTGAGAGGACAGGGCagacaggcagagagaaagagctaacttcccacccacccccactgcCTGCTTCCATGACTCTTCTACTGCTGAACCCTACTCAAATTCCATCTCCTCCAGGGGTCTAGCCTGAGACCTGAGGGCCTACTGTCTCCAGGCAACCAACCAACCACCATTTATCTGACACATTCATTGTGCACTTGTGTCCATGTGTCTTGCTCCCAGCCgctatttctttcctttggggCTTATTAAGAGTCTTCTGGTTTTTTCCTACATCTTCAGCACAGGACTCTGCCTTCAGTGGGTACCTGGTTTCACAGACTACTCATCTGGCTGATTAGTAAAGGAAATCAGTTTTCCCATTTGCCCAAAGCCCATCCCTGCTCTATACCTGTTCCAAGCCCCACCATCGTCGTCCCCCAAGTGGCATTCTCCCAAGCAGCGGATCCCACGCTGAACCTCTGCCTCCGCCAGGTAAGGCTGCTGCTCCTCCACTTCTGCCAGGGCATAGAACAGCTTCTCCATGTTCATATGAGCTTCCTGTCAATGGTAGTCACACACATGATCACATCCTCTATACTGCAAGCCATACTGTCTGTATGTTCATTCACATATGCATCATCTTTGGGGGTGAAGAGAGAGGTCATGACAACGTGAGTGTACTATGGATAACCTGAAGCTACTGCATTCTCTGGGGAGCATGGGAGTTATTCAGGTGACACCTAGACCAGAAAGGCATGGATAACCAGGACTCTGTATGGGTGTATCCCTTCAATCCTACTTGGATCCTCCAATGTGTCTGACTCAACTGTGGGCATAGGCTCATAGATCTACAGCAAAGGATCCTCCAGTCCCCTTATTTCAGAGATGAGTATACCAAGGCCCAGaatatgaagtgatttgtccaaagtatcagaggtgggatttgtacccaggtcctctgacttcagagctaaTTAATGTCTATTCTATTGTACCATGCTATGTTACTATGGGCTCTTAAACAGGCACTAAAATAGCTACTACAGGCATTAAACAGCCACTCCTTGGGCAGGAGATAGGGAAAAACTGGACCCAATTCTAAGAACACACCTTGGGTTTATTTCCAGCCACCACTGAAGCCCATCTTCCTATAAAAGGGCCAAAGATTGAATAGGACGACGACAGAGAAAGATAATGACATGTATCTTGCTTGGTCACTGCCTGTAAAATGTTCATGGtgggaagttggactagatgagatCACATCCCCTCCCTGTCCCACCCAGGTAGGCCCATTCTGGCTGGAAGATGGATGAAGCTCCTGGGAACTCTGACGCTCTGACCTTCTAGAAACTGCTCAGTTTTCTCTGAGGAAGAGAGCATCAATGCTCTTCTTGGACTCCAGAGGCTGCTCTGTGGTAGCTTCATAGAATTACAAACTGGAAGCAACCTCTGAGGCCacctagttcaacctcttcattttatggacaagggaactgaggcccacagaaggaaagtgacttgctcaaggtcacatgggtaggtACAAAGTAGAAGATCCAGACCTGGAAACCATGTTCTAATTACAAATCCAATGCACCATCAGCTACACTAAGTTGCCTCTAAATTCAAAGAAACTACTGTTCCCAAACCCCACCCCTAGGTGAAATCGGCAGGGACAGCCCAAGACCAGTTATGCTGGCAGTAGGCCCCAAAGCCCTACCTCAGTGAGGTGTATGGCCCAGAAGAATGGTGTTTGGGGAATTGTGTCCGTTACCAGCAGCCCCACTTCCCCTCGGATGCTGCGGATGATGCCCAGCCAGCTGAGGTCTTGGAAACATTCCCGTAGAAGAAACACCAAGAAGGATCCtctaaaggaaatgaaaacagaCCACCTTGGTTAAAGTCACTCAGCTACTGTGGAAGATTCCCAGCATGCTAAAGTGATTCAAATGGTAATCCTGCAAAGTCTCAATGTGAATTGCCCAGCTTCTGACACCTAATCattcacattcatatagcactttaaggtttgcaaagcacatcaacaaccctgtgagagagGTGGTCCCAGTATCATTATCTCCCATTTTTCAGAGGTAAAACCaagactgagaggttaaatgattttccgtcacacagctagcaagcgtatctgaggtagaattcaaacccagatttcctgactGTACCTTACCTACTATACCAAACTGCCTCTCAACACCTCTGATTTTCTCCTGTGACtttgaattattttcatcattggtctacacagaataaaattaaaaataaaaatctgctttttaaaatatgtttcaaaAGTTAATATTCCAAGaacaaatataaattacttttaaTGATTTGGACCATTGATTTCCTCCCTTAGCAAAGAATGTCAAGTTGTCCTAAAGACAGGAAGAAGctttgaaattaattttcttataccACCTGATCTAGAGATAATATCCTCATCACACTTATGGGGAAACAGAAGCCCCCAAAGGTTGAATGAGCTCCACAAGGTCACAAAACAACAGAGCCCAGACTAAAACCCCAGGACTCCTGAAAAATTTACTGTTGCCACCACCAAACATTCTGACACTGTCCCTGGACCTCTGTGCAGAGGGCTAAGCTCCCTGCTGTATACCTAATCAGTCTTCCCTGCCCTTCTACTGACCTCATCTCCATGGGAACAGCATAGGAGGCTGTCCTTGGTCTTTCAGTTACATTAGGGGAAACAGGTGCTCGAGGGGTCTGGCTGGCAGGCActagaatacaaatagaagacaGAGCCCCAGGAAAGTTCTAGGTTAGAATCTGTGAAATCCAACATCTAGGGGAGACCCAGGCCCTGCTCTTAAGAGAGCTGAAGAAGACAGAAGTggtaaaaaaaaggagaaaaaccaccccaaaacaccaattctaaaacaaaacaaaacacaaaaaaccaccAATTCTTTCCCTATGCTGCAAAGGGTAAGCCGGAAGCAGAGAATGGGTGGATGGGGAGTTCTGGCTGATCAGATTCCTCAAGTCAAGGGAGATTTCCTAAAGTGGCTTAAATGAGCTTGATGGAAAGCTGGAATGTCCCACTGGGTAAGATGGAGGAAAGAACAAGTTAGCCTGAGAAGAGCCCCCTGGTGGCTCTTTCGGAGAGGGATGTCAGTCCAGGAACTTACCAGGAGTCTTGGTAGCTTCCTCTTCTTCACCAAAAATCACGTTAGCTTTGTCTTCAAAGGGAACATTCTCCAAAGCCTAAGGAAGAGCCAAGAGTGCCACCTTAGCCACATGAGGACATACTATCTGTCTAACTGTagagaaaaggaatgaagaagaagaagagctagTACTGTTTTCTGACAGAAGGATTTTCAGTTCACATCTGCCAAATGGCATCTATCCTCTCCATGGGAAAACAAGCCCACACACAAGAAACCTATAGATGTGGTTTCCTCCAAAGGATGTAAGCCTCTTGAAGGCAGGGCCTATCTCACTTAGCACCTAGCCCAGCATCTAGTACATGGTAGGTGATTAATACTTTTTTGATTGATAATACAGAATAAAGGAGGAATTTACTTCTGAGAATTCTATGCCTTTGAATCACGAGGAGGCAAAGGTTGGATGGAAGTTCAGAGATTATCTAgctcagctccttcattttacaggtgatgaaaatGGGGCCGACAGAGGAGAAATGTACTTGCTTAAGTTAGCTTCATTTATATGTGTTTGTGAGGCAGACTGGATGGATGTCTGGatagatggagagggagagagggacaaaCGCAGAGACAGAGTCTGTTTCCTAATAGTTTCCCTCACTTCTGTGTGTAAGGACATCAGTTGCTCAATACTACAGTAAGGTACCAGACATATAGATAACAAAAGTATGGAAGTGTAGTATTAGTCTGTGTTAAGCAATTGGTTTTATGGCTAGTCTGTTTGCAAACTAACAGCAAAAGCAGTGAAGTCCAGCAGGGTGACAATGGCAAGTCAGCAATCTAATCATTAACTCAATAAAAAAAAACTCCCTTAAGACTCTCAAAGGTTTCTTAAAATGActacttagggcagctaggtggcacagtggctagagcaccggttctggagtcaggagtacctgagttcaaatccggcctcaaacacttaacacttactagctgtgtgaccttgggcaagtcacttaaccccaattgcctcactaaaaaaaaataaataaataaaaataaaaatgactacttaatattattattgccatCCTTATCACTACTAACATCCCTAAACGTCTGACTCAGACCAGGTGTTCTGACCAACAgtagcatttttctttgtagCATGTTCTAGTTAAGAAAATAGACTGGACAGAAGCAAGAAAATGGGGAAGAACCAACTCCAACAATTTAAGCAGATTAACTGCACAGCAACTTCTCCCTTGGCCCTTCCCCTCTACAAATTATCCTTGGATTTCCAAGGCCAAGAATTCAAAGAGAAGACCAAGGAATAAAAAGCAATTACTGCTAAATCATTTTGTATacatacagaagaagaaacttttttccagatatgatttcattggtgtggggaaCTCTCAATTAACAGACCTACCCCATCCTCACATATAACTACAACTGCTCTGTATctcacagtcttagagagttgcctgggggcagctaggtggcgcagtggataaagcaccaaccctggattcaggagaacctgagttcaaatccagcctcagacacttgatacttactagctgtgtgaccctgggcaagtcacttaaccctcattgccccacaaaacaaaacaaaacaaaaaaacaaaaacaacaacaccattgAGAGTTGCCTGGATCACTGAGCAggtaagcaatttgcccagggtcacaaagtcagtatgtcagaggcagggACTGAACCCTGGTGTTCCCTATGCCAAGGCTGGCTTGCTACCCACTAATGCCAATGGGTTCTAAACTTTTGTGATCCTGTCATTTAATATTGAATTTTTGAGTACCTACCTCCAAAGGATATGTTTATCTATTTATAAACTATGTATGTCGTACTGTGTTAATAATTATGTACAtaataaaacacacaaaatataaattaaaaaagaatgagataaaggCAAGATAACATTTGATTCTAGAATAAAGAAGGAGTCACTGAAGTTCACTGAGTAGAGGCATGACACGCCCAGGTCTGCACTCTGGGAAAATCAGTTTGTCAGCATGTGGAGTatggcctggagaaggaaaagagacgAGGCAaagagatcaattaggaagctactTCAATAGTCCAGTCCATGTAAGAGGTGAAGATGCTCCTAATAAGGAGAGGAGCTGTGTGAGTGGAAGAAACAGGACAGATGCCAGAGGTGCTGTCGAGGTAGAAACTACAAAGTTTTGCAAATTATTAGATTTGTTGGGGAAGTGAAAAGGGGTAGTTGAAGATGACCTTGAGGCAGTGTACCTAAACTgaatggaaggatggtggtgttttcaacaataaaaggaaaatttggaagacaGGCTAGTTTTGGGAGAATGAAAACAGAATGAGATTTTCAATACATCCATGTCTGCTCATCCTGTGCAACTCACAAATGAAAGGGGGAAGGTGGAACTCTTACCCCAGACCCCAGAGCTTGTCCACTGAGAGGTAAAGGAAATTGTACCAATGGCACCTGCAGGTACTGCTAAtcatgtcttttttggggggggggcggggcaatgagggttaagtgacttgcccagggtcacacagctagtgagtgttaagtgtctgaggccggatttgaactcaggtcctcctgaatccagggccagtgctctatccactgcgccacctagctgcccctgctgatcATGTCTTACTCCTGCATCAGAAGCTTGCATTGGATTGGGAGCTTGCAACACACTGGGTGATAAAGTTAGATGTTGTTGTAATGGATAGGCCCACAATGCAGAAAAGGGAACCCTCTGACTAATTACACCCCTTGGGGTCAGTCCAGGACACCCACTTTGGACACGACGGCTCTGTGCTGTGCTGCCACTCATTGTTAGGAAGAAGTTTAGATATTTTCCCCTCTGATACACAATGACTGTAGGACCCTAAACTAGTCATTTAGCTTCTCATTACCAGGCAATTAAGTGCAGGATAGTGGTCAATCTACAGTGACAAGGGGAGTTTCCTCCCCAGGtgctccctacactgatgaaatcacaggtccagataaAATATCAACTGATGTAATGGTTGTGCCACACAGTCAGATCACTTAAGGTAGAAGACCCCAAGACAACCAAGgacctgcttctgggagaagccatccTGCCAACTTCTCTGCTGGTTGTGCAGCTGAACCTTTAAAACTACCAGACTGGACCAGTCTTTCTGGAAGCCTGCAGTGAGGGGAAGGTCCTGCTCATTCCAGCATGGGCACCATGAACTAAGCTAAGTGAGGGCAACTAtggtctttccttcctctctttcaggCCCTGTGGCCCTGAGAAGTGGTCTTGGGGTTTTGGTCTGTTTCAGTTGACCCTTTCAGGTCTCAGTGAGTCTCTGCACCTGGATTCAAGCCATGGCCAGCATGGaagggaagccctgagaagtcTGGGTGCCCAGGACTGAGCTCAAAGGCGGCTTTGGTGTGACTAAGATATATAGTAACTGAGTTAAGCTATGAACCTGATCTCTCTTCCCACTCTAGAGACTGAGGCCTATGGTAGAGAGAtggattttatatatttgatttcattatatatttaaagtaaatattcttttgtatttgtattttttctgactattaagtggttaaatggaatcgGGATGCTGGGGACTCTTAAAATTGGTGGAAAACAATCAGTGG is part of the Dromiciops gliroides isolate mDroGli1 chromosome 4, mDroGli1.pri, whole genome shotgun sequence genome and encodes:
- the TDRD10 gene encoding tudor domain-containing protein 10 — translated: MSVSSGEHRPFTKYPKKNGKSEQHKTLGHRKKESEVYVGNLPLDTKEEDILSLLKDFGPLRVQKVQNGCKCFAFVDLASAENVHLAVKQLNGQMFHNRKLYLNSNNWIPKQSLDSTKGNTELPALENVPFEDKANVIFGEEEEATKTPVPASQTPRAPVSPNVTERPRTASYAVPMEMRGSFLVFLLRECFQDLSWLGIIRSIRGEVGLLVTDTIPQTPFFWAIHLTEEAHMNMEKLFYALAEVEEQQPYLAEAEVQRGIRCLGECHLGDDDGGAWNRCWVLDRIGDWAVVFFIDFGCSATLPVQSLRSLDSDDFWAIPPLTQPFMLEKEILTSKKAIRQVMKGKITGCLSMESHILKFEEMK